TTTATCTTCAGAACTGCAAATCGCACAAATGCGTTCCTTTTCTAATAAAAATTTACATCCGGCCCAGGGATATTCCCCCCGAATGATGGCGACATCAATAACGCCGTCCATTAACATCATGTACAGCTGTCTGCTGTTGTCTGCCGTAATATATGTGCTGACATGAGGATAATTCTTACGATAAACAGCTAACTCGCCGGGCAGACGATTGATCGCATAGTTCAGTGAGATTCCAGCCTTTAGGGTCCCACACACATAATTTCTGCTGGCGTCAATCGCTTCCCGCATTAATTTCAGTTGCGCAGCTGCCGCCATCGTCCGTTTTAAAACCTCTTCTCCTTCAGGAGTAAAGTGAACCCCCTGGCGGGAACGGACAAAAAGCGTGATCCCCAACTCCTGTTCGATTGCGTTAATCCGTTTTGAAAGGGAAGATTGGGTCACATATAATTTATCCGCCGCATGCGTAATATTTTTCGTTTTGTCCAAAGCGGCTAATAATTCAAAATCCTGCTCATCCATTTTATCTCCTCAAATCGGCTCTTACAAAAATCATGACCGGTATTATCCGCAATATATAAATTCGTTTCAAGATAAAACTATATATTTTAAATAATATACATCTTCAAGGGTTTTGTAAATAGAGCCAGACATTATTTTTTGGAATTGAAAAATGAGAAAAATTAGACTTTTACGTCTTTATCAATTGGTGATAAGGTTTAGATGTAATCCATAAATAATTAAAAAAGGAGGACTACTTTTTATGGATATTCAGAAATCGGCAATTGCTGGAACATTGGAATCCAGTGATGCTCAGGTAATTGTCGAACCTTCGGACCATGGAATGGAGTTATCAATCGAAAGCAGTGTTATGAACCGGTACGGACGTCAAATTAAGGCGGTCGTTCTGGAAACATTGGATCGGTTGCAAGTTAAAAATGGAAAGGTCGCGGTCGTAGATAAAGGTGCATTGGACTGCACCTTAATGGCACGGATTGAATGCGCGGTATTCAGGAGCTGCGGCCTTTCTCAGAAAAATATACCTTGGGGAGGCGCTGTAAAATGATTTCTCGTCCAAAGCCGAAAAAAAATCGCCTGCGCCGCAC
This window of the Ruminococcaceae bacterium BL-6 genome carries:
- a CDS encoding LysR family transcriptional regulator, which translates into the protein MDEQDFELLAALDKTKNITHAADKLYVTQSSLSKRINAIEQELGITLFVRSRQGVHFTPEGEEVLKRTMAAAAQLKLMREAIDASRNYVCGTLKAGISLNYAINRLPGELAVYRKNYPHVSTYITADNSRQLYMMLMDGVIDVAIIRGEYPWAGCKFLLEKERICAICSSEDKEKLPNSIPYIGRKSDKEFERKLEQWMRENNFRPDQEGIYVDNLTTCIKLVEEGLGWAIVPEVCLRRFSGYIRPLFFASGEPLIRSTYIMYSDMAQSLPQVMAFVHTIRNLSKGDES
- the citD gene encoding citrate lyase, acyl carrier (gamma) subunit (Evidence 2a : Function from experimental evidences in other organisms; Product type e : enzyme), with protein sequence MDIQKSAIAGTLESSDAQVIVEPSDHGMELSIESSVMNRYGRQIKAVVLETLDRLQVKNGKVAVVDKGALDCTLMARIECAVFRSCGLSQKNIPWGGAVK